GGCAAGCGCTTCTCCGGCCGCGTTTCGGCCACCAACCGCGACGACTTCCTGATCCAGGTGCCGGGTACCGAGCAGGGCTTCACCAATGATGTCCATGGCCAGAGCGGCAGCACCTATGTCGATGCCTCGCTGCGCTACGAGCTCAACGACAACATGGAGCTGAGCCTGGAAGGGAGCAACCTGACCAACGAGTCTTCCAAGACCTGGATCGGCGCCAACTCGCAATTGCCGCTTGACTACAGCGAAACCGGTCGCGTGTATCTTGTGGGCTTCCGTTACAAGCTTTGACGCAGAACTGACGTCCCGGCCGCGCCGGCCAGACGTTGTCCCACCGGAGCGACACCCGTGCCTGCCGCGGGTGTCGCTCACTTTTCACCATGTGCGAGACGGCATTCCGCGCATGCTGCCGGGGATGCACGATGTCACCACGCTCCAATCGCTTCGCGTTTCGCATCCTCGTGCTGGCCAGCGCCTTCGTCGTCTCCCTCCCTGCCGCCGCCGGCGACACGCCGCCGCAACTGCTGTTCCGCGTCTCGGCCGACCACGGCTTCGTGGCCGATCATGCCGAAGGCGAGGCCATCCCCAATTTCCAGGACAAGGTCAGCCTGGTCGCCGATGGCGCCATGGGGCAGGCGATCCAGTGGCAGGACGACGGCGTGCTGGCGTGGAATGCGCCGGGCAACATCCGCGCCGAACGCGGCACGCTTTCCTTTTTCTGGCGCTCGCGCTATCCGGCGGGTGAGGCGCCGTTCGTGATTTTTCGCGTCGGCTATGCCGACCACAGCAGCTGGGACATGGTCTGGCTGCGCATCGACTGGAACGGCCACGGCTTCGACGCCTTCGTCACCGACGCCAACCTGGCGCGCACCCGCGTCTCGTTCAAGCTCGACAAAATTCCCGACCCGAAACAATGGATGCACCTGGCCTTCGGCTGGGATGAAAACCAGGGCGTGCGTCTGTTCGTCGATGGCAAGCCAGTGGCGCGCGTCGACACCACCGCCGACTACGACGCAGCACTGGACCAGCTCGGCCTGGCTGCGCGGGTGATGGCGCCCTACCAGGTGCAGAGCCGCTACAGCTTCCTGCGCGGCAGCGACGTCGACGACATCCGCGTCTACGACCGCATGCTCGACCGCAATGCCGTCGCCGCGCTGGCGCACCACGGCGATCCGAAAAACAGCGCAGACGTCGCCACCTCGCAGCACGCCTGGTGGCATCGCTACGGTTGGGACGGCGCGCCGCCGCCGGTGTTGAGCGCGCCCAGCACACGCATCCGCAAAGTCGAGTTCGCCGACGTGCGCGATCACAAACAGTGGATGTGGAAAGGCACCGACGGCATCGCCGAAACCACCTGGCCGGGCGTCTACAACCGCTCGCGCCTGGCCGGTCGCCACGACTACTTCACGCTGCCGGACTGGAATACCTATGTCGACGGTGGCAAGACGCTGGAGTTGACCGTTCCCGCCGACGAGGCGATCAATCGCATCGAGATCCGCGGCGCTGCCTACGGCACCCTGTCGGGCAACGCTGGCATCCTGTTCACCCGCCCCGAAGGCGTGGTGCGCAGCGTCAACACCTTCCCCGCGCAGACCGGTGGCACGTTGCGCTTCAGTAACGTCGCCCAGGAAACCCCGATCCAGGAGATCTGGGGTTACGACGTGAGCGTCGCCGCCGAGCCGGCGGGAACGGTCAAGCAGCGCTACCTCATCGACAGCAACGCGCTGCCGGATTACACCAACCTCGATCGCCTGCGCCGCTACATCGACGGCCGTTTCGCGCCGGACGAACGCAGCACGGTGATGGCGCTGCCCAAGGGCGCGGGCTCGCGCACGCGCGGGCCCGACAGCCTGCCTGCGCATCCGCTGCCGATCGTTCAGGTGCTGATCCCGTCGGGCATCGGCAGCGCGCCGGCGGCGCAACCGCTGATCCGCAGCTGGGCGTATAGCTGGGAAAACATGCACGACGGGCTGGACGGCATCGCCATCGACCTGCCCGCGCTGAACTTGCCGGCCACGCACGACGGTCCCGATGGCAAGGTGATTCCGCTCGACATCCGCATCAAGGACCCGATCTGGCCGGGGCGCGACATGATCGACGTGTCGGTCTCGGTGAAGCCGGGCCAACAGCGCACGCTGTGGCTGGACCTGCGCGACCGCATGCTCACCGCCGACAGTCTGTGGATCTCCGTTGCCTCGGCCGCGCCCGGTTTCAACGCCGCTTCGCTGAACGGCGCCGAGATCCGGCTGGTGTTCAAGGATCGTCAGCAAGCAATCGGGGAACACGTTGCCGACCGCTTCAACCAGGTGCGCGACAACTGGGGCTTCATGGTCGAGGAACACACCACCTCGCGTCGCCAACGCCTGTACGACCGTCTCTACGCTGACATCAGCGACCTGCTGCGGGTGGATCCGGAGCACCAGCAGGGCCGCATGTACTGGAACGACATCAGCTACAACAGCCAGGGCCTGCCGCCGTTCGTGCAGCCGCAGCCGCCAGCCGGCGTGCCGCTGTGGGCGTTCCGCCAGGTGGAGGATCTGAAGTACGTGCGCCGCTTCGTCGACTGGTGGATCGACCACCGCCAGATTGCCTACGGCGATTTCGGCGGGGGCATCTCCGACGACACCGACCTCACCCAGCAGTGGCCCGGACTCGCCTTGATGGGCGTGCAGCCCGATCGCCTCAACGCCTCGCTGACGGCACTGTCCGATGCGGTCTACAAGAACGGCATGTTCTCCAACGGCCTCAGCACGATCGAAACCGACGAGCTGCACTCCTACGAGGAGGGCATCAACGCCGACTCGGAAATGCTCTACCTCAACTGGGGCGATCCACTCACCGTCGAACGCCTGATGGCCACGGTGAAGGCGCTGGGCGAGCGCATCATCCTGCGCAATCCGCAAGGCCACCTGCATTTCTCCAGCGACTGGTTCGGCGGCAACAAGGTGTACCGCGATCCGAACTGGCAGTGGCAGAAGCCGTATTCGTTTCCGGTCCTGCATCCGGCCTTTTTGCTCGGCGTGTACAACACCGACCCCACCGTCCGCGAGCTGGTCACGGGTCTGGCCGACGGCTATCTGGCGCATGCCTATACCGACGACAAGGGCCGCTGGGCCTTGCCCAACGAGATCCAGTGGTCGAGCGACCGGACCCGCGGCGGCGAACTCAACCAGGGCTCGGGCGCCGGCGACCTGATGCATCTGTTCTGGGCGGCGTGGCGCTGGAGCGGCGACGACAAATACCTCAAGGCGCTGGACTATCGCGTGGCGCGCGGCGGCCCGGACGCGATCGCCAACCTGGGCGAAAATTTCATCGACGTGCTGGGTCGCCAAGGCGACTG
This is a stretch of genomic DNA from Rhodanobacter sp. FDAARGOS 1247. It encodes these proteins:
- a CDS encoding LamG domain-containing protein; amino-acid sequence: MSPRSNRFAFRILVLASAFVVSLPAAAGDTPPQLLFRVSADHGFVADHAEGEAIPNFQDKVSLVADGAMGQAIQWQDDGVLAWNAPGNIRAERGTLSFFWRSRYPAGEAPFVIFRVGYADHSSWDMVWLRIDWNGHGFDAFVTDANLARTRVSFKLDKIPDPKQWMHLAFGWDENQGVRLFVDGKPVARVDTTADYDAALDQLGLAARVMAPYQVQSRYSFLRGSDVDDIRVYDRMLDRNAVAALAHHGDPKNSADVATSQHAWWHRYGWDGAPPPVLSAPSTRIRKVEFADVRDHKQWMWKGTDGIAETTWPGVYNRSRLAGRHDYFTLPDWNTYVDGGKTLELTVPADEAINRIEIRGAAYGTLSGNAGILFTRPEGVVRSVNTFPAQTGGTLRFSNVAQETPIQEIWGYDVSVAAEPAGTVKQRYLIDSNALPDYTNLDRLRRYIDGRFAPDERSTVMALPKGAGSRTRGPDSLPAHPLPIVQVLIPSGIGSAPAAQPLIRSWAYSWENMHDGLDGIAIDLPALNLPATHDGPDGKVIPLDIRIKDPIWPGRDMIDVSVSVKPGQQRTLWLDLRDRMLTADSLWISVASAAPGFNAASLNGAEIRLVFKDRQQAIGEHVADRFNQVRDNWGFMVEEHTTSRRQRLYDRLYADISDLLRVDPEHQQGRMYWNDISYNSQGLPPFVQPQPPAGVPLWAFRQVEDLKYVRRFVDWWIDHRQIAYGDFGGGISDDTDLTQQWPGLALMGVQPDRLNASLTALSDAVYKNGMFSNGLSTIETDELHSYEEGINADSEMLYLNWGDPLTVERLMATVKALGERIILRNPQGHLHFSSDWFGGNKVYRDPNWQWQKPYSFPVLHPAFLLGVYNTDPTVRELVTGLADGYLAHAYTDDKGRWALPNEIQWSSDRTRGGELNQGSGAGDLMHLFWAAWRWSGDDKYLKALDYRVARGGPDAIANLGENFIDVLGRQGDWGKHLVDEAQAGKIGFPSVVAWQLTGDKTYLEQLFGQGIQDKAQHEYMMTEGHWWSDRVEAPSELLQRVRLGGIALKRNQSYPGNTVSWRFDQPDAAEQVALLVHAPSRERFTVTAYNLGDQPLDGHMTGWNIDAGTWRIRSGVDRDGDSKIDGNPTQHDIPLETSMSTTLRFPPRQTEVFEFERIKAGTPVATRADLGIGRGDLHMDGQTLKLTVHSLGHVASLPGQAIVKDADGHEVARVAIPALPAPLDLLPRTVQLELKLPQDFKRDGASIQVSQQSDAEEVTRLNNRLPL